One Algibacter sp. L3A6 genomic region harbors:
- the thrC gene encoding threonine synthase: MNYYSLNKEAANTSFKDAVIKGLAPDKGLYFPESITPLPKSFFDNIDNLSHTEIAFEAIKQFVSPEIPESVLRTIVEETLSFDFPVVKLNDNISTLELFHGPTMAFKDVGARFMARCLGYFNKDNTNEVTVLVATSGDTGGAVANGFLGVKGVNVVILYPSGKVSDIQEMQLTTLGQNIKALEVDGTFDDCQAMVKTAFLDESLTSKMQLTSANSINVARWLPQLFYFMFAYKQLHNTHENIVFSVPSGNFGNVCAGMMAQQLGLPIKHFIASNNENNVVTRYLDSEKYEPKPSVQTISNAMDVGAPSNFIRIQEIYKNNFSALKENISSYSFSDDETREAMLEIFNTYNYVADPHGAVGYLGSKNYLKDNPNAHCVFLETAHPTKFLDVVEEVIKEKQPLPEQIQSVMGGEKVAISIATYNDLKDFLLS, encoded by the coding sequence ATGAACTACTACTCATTAAACAAAGAAGCAGCAAACACATCGTTCAAAGATGCTGTTATAAAAGGATTAGCGCCAGATAAAGGCTTGTATTTTCCTGAAAGTATTACGCCTTTACCAAAGTCGTTTTTCGATAATATTGATAATTTATCGCATACTGAGATTGCTTTTGAAGCTATTAAACAATTTGTTTCACCAGAAATACCTGAAAGTGTTTTAAGAACTATAGTTGAAGAAACATTATCTTTCGATTTCCCTGTTGTAAAGCTTAATGACAACATTTCTACTTTAGAGTTATTCCATGGACCAACCATGGCTTTTAAAGATGTTGGTGCTAGATTTATGGCGCGTTGTTTAGGTTATTTCAACAAAGACAACACCAACGAGGTTACTGTTTTAGTAGCTACGTCTGGAGATACTGGTGGTGCTGTTGCCAATGGTTTTTTAGGTGTTAAAGGTGTAAATGTTGTGATACTTTACCCTAGCGGAAAAGTGAGTGATATTCAAGAAATGCAACTTACAACTTTAGGGCAAAACATAAAAGCATTAGAAGTAGATGGTACTTTTGATGATTGCCAAGCTATGGTAAAAACAGCTTTCTTAGACGAAAGTTTAACAAGCAAAATGCAACTTACATCGGCCAACTCGATTAACGTGGCACGTTGGTTACCACAACTTTTCTATTTTATGTTTGCTTACAAGCAACTACACAATACACACGAAAACATTGTATTCTCTGTGCCAAGTGGAAATTTTGGTAATGTTTGTGCCGGAATGATGGCTCAACAATTAGGCTTGCCGATTAAGCATTTTATCGCTTCTAATAACGAAAACAATGTGGTTACACGTTATTTAGATTCCGAAAAGTACGAGCCAAAACCATCTGTACAAACTATTAGTAATGCTATGGATGTTGGTGCTCCAAGCAATTTTATTCGTATACAGGAAATTTATAAAAATAACTTTAGCGCTTTAAAAGAAAACATCTCTTCTTATAGTTTTTCAGATGATGAAACTCGAGAAGCGATGTTAGAAATTTTCAATACATATAATTATGTTGCAGATCCGCATGGAGCTGTTGGATATTTAGGTTCTAAAAACTACTTAAAAGATAACCCTAACGCACATTGCGTATTTTTAGAAACTGCTCACCCAACAAAATTCTTAGATGTTGTAGAAGAAGTTATAAAAGAAAAACAACCACTTCCTGAGCAAATACAATCGGTTATGGGAGGTGAAAAAGTTGCCATTTCTATTGCAACTTATAACGATTTAAAAGATTTCTTATTAAGCTAA
- a CDS encoding hybrid sensor histidine kinase/response regulator codes for MEPTIRTLNFKDLKRKTFFKHAIRIYLSTTLFTGAYTIWNYKQGLTASALLIILPLISFFVSVYFFVVRRNYLAGPYIVYITLGSALVGLSYLEGLMSGYYWFQLVMLFCLPYVIRHEIYFQKHTNILYAVIISLMVITVVVSPLYSNYYTDLTKEEVHLKFVINSSVAFILIMVFSLQALGQSKSFIKKIFSDKEDAENEKDRRTRVLSNLGHELRTQINSINGVTQLILGNDNNEATTKKYFEILDYCNDNMLLLVNDMLDIHKIESGRFELFNEPKELYDFLNKITIPFINKAEEKNLELHSYIDSRLKDVVVNVDGKRFAQVVHNLISNAIKFTEQGRITFSAEVVELHNDMVSVHFVVQDTGIGIAPRNLKKVFESFHQIKNEKNPVYGGTGLGLAISQSIIIAMNSEIKIESRLNKGTRFQFPLSLERVELTPKKLINKETFSDDFSLNSTLLLVEDNMVSMMYAKKLLEKHVPKIYKGTNGLEAIEEIKLHKDIDLVLLDLEMPKMNGFKAIGHIKKYRPDVIVIAFTANIPSTEIIDKLDTLGFDDILSKPFSKEDVFSILKKYDKVLTT; via the coding sequence ATGGAACCAACAATAAGGACTCTCAATTTTAAAGATTTAAAGCGTAAAACTTTTTTTAAGCACGCTATTCGTATTTATTTATCTACTACGCTTTTTACTGGAGCTTACACTATTTGGAACTACAAGCAAGGATTAACCGCTTCGGCATTGCTCATTATATTGCCTTTAATAAGCTTTTTTGTTAGTGTCTATTTTTTTGTGGTACGCCGTAATTATTTAGCTGGCCCATATATTGTATACATAACATTAGGAAGTGCCTTGGTTGGTCTATCTTATTTAGAAGGTTTAATGTCTGGATATTATTGGTTTCAATTGGTTATGCTTTTTTGCTTACCGTACGTTATTAGGCACGAAATCTATTTTCAAAAACATACTAATATTCTATATGCGGTAATTATTTCATTAATGGTTATTACTGTTGTGGTTTCTCCATTATATTCAAACTATTATACGGATTTAACGAAAGAAGAAGTGCACTTAAAGTTTGTTATCAACTCATCAGTAGCCTTTATACTTATTATGGTTTTTTCGCTACAAGCACTTGGCCAAAGTAAATCTTTTATAAAAAAAATATTTAGTGATAAGGAAGATGCCGAAAACGAGAAGGACAGAAGAACTAGAGTGTTATCTAACCTTGGGCACGAATTACGTACACAAATTAATAGTATCAATGGTGTTACCCAATTAATTTTAGGTAATGATAACAACGAGGCTACGACTAAGAAGTACTTTGAAATTTTAGATTATTGTAATGATAACATGTTATTATTAGTTAATGATATGTTAGATATTCATAAAATAGAATCTGGCCGTTTTGAGTTGTTTAATGAACCTAAGGAACTTTACGATTTTCTGAATAAAATTACAATTCCGTTTATTAATAAAGCAGAAGAAAAAAACTTAGAACTTCATTCGTACATCGATAGTAGATTAAAGGACGTTGTTGTTAATGTAGATGGAAAGCGTTTTGCTCAGGTTGTGCATAATTTGATATCAAATGCCATTAAATTTACAGAACAAGGGAGAATTACCTTTTCGGCTGAAGTTGTTGAATTACATAACGATATGGTATCTGTACATTTTGTGGTTCAGGATACCGGAATTGGTATAGCTCCTAGAAATTTAAAGAAAGTATTTGAAAGTTTTCATCAAATTAAAAATGAAAAAAATCCCGTATACGGTGGCACAGGTTTAGGTTTGGCTATTTCTCAATCCATTATAATAGCCATGAACTCTGAGATAAAAATAGAAAGTAGATTAAATAAAGGTACGCGATTTCAATTCCCTTTAAGTTTAGAACGCGTTGAATTAACTCCCAAGAAATTGATAAACAAAGAAACTTTCAGTGATGATTTTTCATTGAATTCAACCTTATTATTAGTAGAAGATAATATGGTTAGCATGATGTATGCTAAAAAACTATTAGAAAAGCATGTTCCAAAAATATATAAAGGAACAAATGGCCTTGAGGCTATTGAAGAAATAAAATTACATAAAGATATTGATCTTGTTCTTTTAGATTTAGAAATGCCTAAAATGAATGGTTTTAAAGCTATTGGTCATATTAAAAAATATAGACCAGATGTAATCGTTATTGCCTTTACCGCAAATATACCAAGTACTGAAATTATTGATAAATTGGATACTTTAGGTTTCGATGATATATTATCTAAACCTTTTAGCAAAGAAGATGTTTTTTCGATTTTGAAAAAGTATGATAAAGTGTTAACGACTTAA
- the gcvT gene encoding glycine cleavage system aminomethyltransferase GcvT, with protein sequence MKNTALTQTHEALGAKMVPFAGYNMPVQYEGVNAEHETVRTSVGVFDVSHMGEFLIEGQHALSLIQKVSSNDASKLTIGKAQYSCLPNDKGGIVDDLIIYKIKEETYLLVVNASNIEKDWNWIQSKNNVGAEMKNLSEDYSLLAIQGPKAIEAMQSITSHDLAAIKFYNFVVGDFAGIENVIISATGYTGSGGFEIYCKNTEVKQVWDNVFKAGADYGIKPIGLAARDTLRLEMGYCLYGNDIDDTTSPIEAGLSWITKFNKDFTNSEALKAEKERGSERKLIAFELDERGIPRHDYDIVDGNGNKIGVVTSGTMSPSLGIGIGLGYVPTVFADVNSKINIQIRKKAVPATVVKLPFYK encoded by the coding sequence ATGAAAAACACAGCCTTAACCCAAACTCACGAAGCTCTAGGAGCTAAAATGGTACCTTTTGCAGGATATAATATGCCTGTTCAATATGAAGGTGTAAATGCTGAACATGAAACGGTAAGAACTAGCGTTGGTGTTTTTGATGTTTCTCATATGGGTGAATTTTTAATTGAAGGTCAACATGCATTAAGTTTAATTCAAAAAGTATCTAGTAACGATGCTTCAAAATTAACTATAGGAAAAGCACAATATAGCTGTTTACCAAATGATAAAGGCGGTATTGTAGACGATTTAATTATTTATAAAATAAAAGAAGAAACATATCTTTTAGTAGTTAATGCAAGCAATATTGAAAAAGATTGGAATTGGATTCAGTCTAAAAACAATGTTGGAGCAGAAATGAAGAATTTAAGCGAAGATTATTCATTATTAGCCATTCAAGGTCCAAAAGCTATTGAAGCTATGCAATCTATTACAAGTCACGATTTGGCTGCTATTAAATTTTACAATTTTGTAGTTGGAGATTTTGCAGGTATCGAAAACGTGATTATATCGGCTACTGGTTATACAGGTAGTGGTGGATTTGAAATTTATTGTAAAAACACCGAAGTAAAACAAGTTTGGGATAACGTTTTTAAAGCTGGTGCAGATTACGGCATTAAGCCTATTGGTTTAGCAGCACGTGATACCTTACGTTTAGAAATGGGGTATTGCCTTTACGGAAATGATATTGATGACACCACCTCTCCTATTGAGGCTGGTTTAAGTTGGATTACAAAATTCAACAAAGACTTTACAAACTCAGAGGCTTTAAAAGCAGAAAAAGAACGCGGATCGGAAAGAAAATTAATTGCTTTCGAATTAGACGAGCGCGGCATTCCTCGTCATGATTATGATATCGTTGATGGTAATGGTAACAAAATTGGTGTGGTAACTTCTGGAACCATGTCTCCTAGTTTAGGTATAGGTATTGGCTTAGGTTATGTGCCAACGGTTTTTGCCGATGTAAACAGTAAAATAAATATTCAAATTAGAAAAAAAGCGGTACCTGCAACAGTAGTTAAATTACCGTTTTACAAATAG
- a CDS encoding glutaminase: protein MLDFQAILESIQKNATEAPDKGAVATYIPELAHISKDNFGIHLRTSDGKSYGAGDFNKPFSIQSISKVLALSKAMSLIGENIWKRMDVEPSGHPFNQLALLEIENGIPRNPFINSGAIVIADILLSNLENPKEDFLNYVRDLTNDQTIEYNQAVADSEKRTGFKNYAAANLLKSFKNLDNPVNDVLDFYFQQCSLEMTCSQLTKTFSFLANKGTCMLDKVRLTETQAKRINAIMLTCGFYDEAGEFAFEVGLPGKSGVGGGIVALLPDNFTIATWSPGLNKKGNSKLGMLALEAFTTKTKLSIF from the coding sequence ATGTTAGATTTTCAAGCTATTTTAGAAAGCATTCAAAAAAACGCTACAGAAGCACCCGATAAGGGTGCTGTGGCAACATATATTCCGGAGTTAGCCCATATTAGTAAGGATAACTTCGGAATTCATTTACGCACTTCCGATGGAAAAAGTTATGGGGCAGGCGATTTTAATAAACCCTTTTCCATACAGAGTATTTCTAAAGTTTTAGCGCTATCTAAAGCTATGTCGCTAATTGGCGAAAATATTTGGAAACGTATGGATGTCGAGCCCTCTGGCCACCCGTTTAACCAATTGGCTTTATTGGAAATTGAAAATGGTATTCCCCGAAATCCATTTATTAATTCTGGAGCTATTGTAATTGCAGATATTCTACTTTCAAATTTAGAAAATCCAAAAGAAGATTTTTTAAATTACGTACGCGATTTAACTAACGATCAAACTATAGAATATAACCAAGCCGTTGCAGATTCTGAAAAACGAACAGGTTTTAAAAATTATGCGGCAGCCAATCTTCTAAAATCATTTAAAAATTTAGACAATCCAGTAAATGATGTTTTAGATTTTTATTTTCAACAATGCTCATTAGAGATGACGTGTAGCCAACTAACAAAAACATTTTCGTTTTTGGCAAATAAAGGCACCTGTATGTTAGATAAAGTACGCCTTACTGAAACTCAAGCAAAACGTATAAATGCCATAATGCTTACTTGTGGATTTTACGATGAGGCTGGCGAATTCGCTTTTGAGGTAGGTTTACCAGGTAAATCTGGTGTTGGCGGTGGTATTGTAGCGCTTCTACCCGATAATTTTACTATTGCAACATGGTCTCCAGGACTAAATAAAAAAGGAAATTCTAAACTTGGCATGTTGGCTTTAGAGGCTTTTACGACTAAAACAAAGTTATCCATTTTCTAA
- a CDS encoding sugar nucleotide-binding protein, translating to MIKRESKHRILILGVSGFLGSAIYKELFPYFRTSGTYNTTNKALEKNRQFFHYNYEEDDIYEILDIVKPTIIISALRGDFSKQVMLHRHLAEYLLLENTKLIFLSSANVFDAYSKYPSYEQDKTLSNSIYGHFKIKIENMLLRLPKKKVAIVRLPMVFGSHAPRLIEILQLIDLNEPIEVFPNLVMNVTSDNKLTQQIHYIINRNKSGVFHLGSNDLVHHDDFIKEIIETLHLEHKAKYKQVFTTNDERYLAVLPKFNKLPKHLQLVSQDILLELKK from the coding sequence ATGATAAAGCGGGAAAGTAAACATAGAATTCTAATTTTAGGAGTAAGTGGCTTTTTAGGAAGCGCCATTTACAAAGAGCTTTTCCCCTATTTTAGAACCTCGGGTACATATAATACAACGAACAAAGCCTTAGAAAAAAATCGTCAGTTTTTTCATTATAATTATGAAGAAGATGATATTTACGAAATTCTAGATATTGTAAAACCAACCATCATTATTTCGGCGCTTCGTGGTGATTTTTCTAAACAAGTTATGCTACACAGGCACTTGGCGGAGTATTTACTATTAGAAAACACCAAACTCATCTTTTTATCTTCCGCAAACGTATTTGATGCCTACAGCAAATACCCAAGTTACGAACAAGATAAAACACTTAGTAATAGTATTTATGGTCACTTCAAAATTAAAATTGAAAACATGCTACTGCGCCTACCAAAAAAGAAAGTGGCTATTGTAAGGTTACCTATGGTTTTTGGTTCGCATGCGCCAAGGTTAATAGAAATACTTCAACTTATAGATTTAAATGAACCAATTGAAGTGTTTCCTAATTTAGTAATGAATGTCACTTCTGATAACAAATTGACACAGCAAATTCATTACATCATCAACCGGAATAAATCCGGTGTTTTCCATCTCGGAAGTAATGATTTAGTACATCACGACGATTTTATAAAAGAAATTATAGAAACACTTCACCTAGAACATAAAGCAAAATACAAGCAAGTTTTTACAACCAACGATGAGCGCTATTTAGCTGTTTTACCAAAATTCAACAAGTTACCAAAACACTTACAATTGGTGAGTCAGGATATTTTATTAGAATTAAAAAAATGA
- a CDS encoding 4a-hydroxytetrahydrobiopterin dehydratase, which yields MMKLSEDDIEKRLLQYPDWEYYENAIHAEFEFDNFKDCFSAMSRIAFECEALNHHPDWSNVYNVLNISISTHDADGVTAKDFKLAKAIDSIVVPEDEE from the coding sequence ATGATGAAACTTTCCGAAGACGATATAGAAAAAAGATTGCTTCAATACCCAGATTGGGAGTATTATGAAAATGCAATTCACGCCGAATTTGAATTCGATAATTTTAAAGATTGCTTTAGCGCTATGAGTCGTATAGCTTTTGAATGCGAAGCTTTAAACCATCATCCAGATTGGAGTAATGTTTACAATGTGCTCAATATTTCAATCTCTACGCACGATGCAGATGGTGTAACTGCCAAAGATTTTAAACTAGCCAAAGCTATTGATAGCATTGTAGTGCCTGAAGACGAGGAATAA
- a CDS encoding YebC/PmpR family DNA-binding transcriptional regulator — translation MGRAFEFRKARKMKRWSAMSKAFTRIGKDIVMAVKEGGPDPASNSRLRAVIQNAKAVNMPKDNVERAIKKASEKGQGDYKEVLFEGYAPHGIAVLVETATDNNTRTVANVRSYFNKCDGSLGTSGSVVFMFDHTCNFRIDAEGLDPEELELEFIDFGAEEVFADDDGILIYAPFESFGAIQAELESREIEILSSGFERIPQVTKPLSADEAADVEKLLEKLEEDDDVQNVYHTMEESAE, via the coding sequence ATGGGAAGAGCTTTTGAATTTAGAAAAGCAAGAAAAATGAAACGTTGGTCTGCTATGAGCAAAGCCTTTACACGTATTGGTAAAGATATTGTTATGGCGGTTAAAGAAGGAGGACCCGATCCTGCAAGTAACTCGCGTTTACGTGCTGTAATACAAAATGCTAAGGCTGTAAATATGCCTAAGGATAATGTAGAACGTGCCATTAAAAAAGCAAGTGAAAAAGGCCAAGGCGATTATAAAGAGGTTCTTTTTGAAGGTTATGCACCACATGGTATTGCTGTTTTAGTAGAAACTGCTACAGATAACAATACTAGAACAGTTGCTAATGTACGTAGCTATTTTAACAAATGTGATGGTAGTTTAGGTACTTCTGGTTCTGTAGTTTTTATGTTCGACCATACTTGTAATTTTAGAATTGATGCGGAAGGATTAGATCCTGAAGAATTAGAACTTGAATTCATCGATTTTGGTGCAGAAGAAGTATTTGCCGATGATGATGGTATTTTAATTTATGCACCTTTTGAAAGTTTTGGAGCCATTCAAGCTGAATTAGAATCTCGAGAAATTGAAATTTTATCTTCTGGATTTGAACGCATTCCACAAGTTACAAAGCCTCTATCTGCAGATGAAGCTGCCGATGTAGAAAAACTTTTAGAAAAACTGGAAGAAGATGATGATGTACAAAATGTATATCATACCATGGAAGAAAGTGCTGAGTAA
- a CDS encoding Gfo/Idh/MocA family protein, with product MKTINWGIIGCGNVTEVKSGPAYKLTSGFNIEAVMRRDREKLEDYAKRHNINKTYTDADALINDSSIDAIYIATPPDSHKLYALKVAAAGKTCCIEKPLSPSYADSLEIYNAFKKKNSPLFVAYYRRSLPRFLKVKEWLDNNFIGDVRHISAHLSKPANQTDLLKKDNWRTDSKIAPAGYFDDLASHGLDLFTFFLGDIEDAKGFSLNQQNLYSAKDAVTASWLHKNGITGSGTWNFGCSDHVDHVTIYGSKGTIEFSVFHENPIVLKSESKTQSLVIENPKHIQTPHVENMKAVLFNELAAHPSTGKTALHTSWVMDKILDKL from the coding sequence ATGAAAACAATAAACTGGGGAATTATAGGTTGCGGGAATGTAACCGAAGTTAAAAGTGGACCTGCTTACAAACTTACAAGTGGTTTTAATATTGAAGCCGTGATGCGTCGTGATCGAGAAAAACTTGAAGATTATGCTAAGCGTCACAACATCAATAAAACATATACAGATGCCGATGCACTTATTAATGATAGTAGCATTGATGCCATTTATATAGCAACGCCACCCGATAGCCATAAACTTTACGCCTTAAAGGTTGCTGCCGCTGGAAAAACATGTTGTATCGAAAAGCCACTAAGCCCAAGTTATGCTGATAGTTTAGAAATATATAATGCTTTTAAGAAAAAAAACAGCCCACTATTTGTAGCCTATTATCGTAGATCTTTACCACGGTTTTTAAAAGTTAAAGAATGGTTAGACAATAACTTTATTGGCGATGTTAGGCATATATCGGCGCATTTAAGCAAACCTGCAAACCAAACCGATTTATTAAAAAAAGATAATTGGCGAACAGATTCTAAAATTGCACCCGCAGGTTATTTTGATGATTTAGCCAGCCATGGATTAGATTTATTTACCTTCTTTTTAGGAGATATAGAAGATGCCAAAGGCTTCAGTTTAAATCAGCAAAATTTATATTCTGCTAAGGATGCCGTTACCGCGTCTTGGTTGCATAAAAATGGTATTACAGGCTCTGGAACTTGGAATTTTGGATGTAGTGATCATGTAGATCATGTTACTATTTATGGTAGTAAAGGCACCATTGAATTCTCTGTATTTCATGAAAACCCAATTGTACTAAAAAGCGAATCTAAAACTCAATCGTTAGTTATTGAAAACCCAAAACATATACAAACACCACATGTTGAAAACATGAAAGCAGTTTTGTTTAATGAATTAGCTGCACATCCTTCTACAGGAAAAACAGCATTGCATACCAGTTGGGTAATGGATAAAATTTTAGATAAGCTCTAA
- a CDS encoding NYN domain-containing protein produces MIKDTKIAVLIDGDNIPSRYISEMMEEIAKYGTPTIKRIYGDWTKPHLSKWKNVLLENAITPIQQYGYTTGKNATDSAMIIDAMDILYSEKVNGFCLVSSDSDFTKLATRLREAAMVVYGMGEKKTPNPFIVACDKFIYLEILAKDSDEDEDISKDKKGVKPKKENLYNITPKIIKMLKNSVDDAADDDGWAFLGDVGSLILKKQPNFDSRNFGFQKLTPLFKSLPQFEMEQRDQTNGRFKLIYVKNK; encoded by the coding sequence ATGATAAAAGACACAAAAATTGCCGTTCTAATCGATGGCGACAACATACCATCTAGATATATTTCTGAAATGATGGAAGAAATAGCCAAATACGGCACACCAACAATTAAGCGCATTTATGGTGATTGGACCAAACCACATCTTTCCAAATGGAAAAATGTGCTTTTGGAAAATGCCATAACGCCAATACAACAATATGGCTATACAACAGGTAAAAATGCTACAGATTCAGCAATGATTATCGATGCTATGGATATTTTATATTCTGAAAAGGTAAACGGTTTTTGCTTAGTATCATCAGATAGTGATTTTACAAAATTAGCTACCCGATTGCGAGAAGCCGCTATGGTGGTTTATGGTATGGGGGAAAAGAAAACACCGAACCCTTTTATTGTGGCTTGCGATAAATTTATCTATCTAGAAATCCTTGCTAAGGATAGTGATGAAGATGAAGACATTAGTAAGGACAAGAAAGGAGTGAAACCTAAAAAAGAGAACCTATACAACATAACACCTAAAATTATTAAGATGTTGAAAAACTCTGTAGATGATGCTGCAGACGATGATGGTTGGGCGTTTTTAGGCGATGTAGGCTCTTTAATTCTTAAAAAGCAACCTAACTTCGATTCTCGAAACTTTGGTTTCCAGAAGTTAACACCACTGTTTAAATCTCTACCACAATTTGAAATGGAGCAACGTGATCAAACAAACGGACGCTTTAAGTTAATTTATGTAAAAAATAAATAG
- a CDS encoding 1-acyl-sn-glycerol-3-phosphate acyltransferase yields MQWLAKVIYFKVLGWQIVGNTNFSKDTVKKAVIIAAPHTSWHDFYLGVLLRAVIQFKTNFVGKKELFVFPVAWFFRALGGAPINRQNNENKVDAIAKLFKEKEEFRMTLAPEGTRKKVDQWRTGFYYLAKQANVPIIMFTLDFENKQNKISEPFYPTDNVEADFEVLRAFFKDVKGKVSKYS; encoded by the coding sequence ATGCAATGGCTAGCCAAAGTTATCTATTTTAAGGTCTTAGGCTGGCAAATTGTTGGTAACACAAATTTCTCAAAAGATACGGTTAAAAAAGCGGTTATTATTGCCGCACCACACACCAGTTGGCACGATTTTTACCTTGGAGTTTTATTGCGAGCTGTAATCCAATTTAAAACCAATTTTGTTGGCAAAAAAGAGTTGTTTGTATTTCCGGTAGCTTGGTTTTTTAGAGCCTTAGGAGGTGCGCCTATTAACCGTCAAAATAACGAGAATAAGGTAGATGCCATAGCTAAACTTTTTAAAGAAAAAGAAGAGTTTAGAATGACGTTAGCACCCGAAGGAACAAGAAAAAAAGTTGACCAATGGCGAACCGGTTTTTACTACCTCGCTAAACAAGCTAACGTTCCAATAATTATGTTTACGCTAGATTTTGAAAATAAGCAAAACAAAATTTCAGAACCATTTTATCCAACAGATAATGTCGAAGCAGATTTCGAAGTGCTTAGAGCATTTTTTAAAGATGTAAAAGGAAAAGTATCCAAATATTCATAA
- a CDS encoding iron-containing alcohol dehydrogenase family protein, whose translation MSYKNFPMVPRVIFGRGSFNQINDVLAPKRSSIHAPFIFLIDDVFKNNAWLTSRIDLSYDDRIIFVSSKEEPKTTQVDELVEDIILKSKERPSGIIGIGGGSLLDLSKAVALLITNEGEAQDYQGWDLVKNAAIYHVGIPTISGTGAEVSRTTILTGPKLKLGINSDFTPFDQVLLDPELSKDVPKDQWFYTGMDCYVHCVESLNGTYLNEFSKTYGEKSFDLCKEIFLDGDLSEEESQDKLMMASWHGGMSIAYSQVGVAHAMSYGLSFLLGVKHGIGNCLVFDHLEEFYPEGVAIFKQMKAKHNIELPTGICSKLTDEQFDTMIRVALSLEPLWENAIGKNWKETITPEKLKGIYKKI comes from the coding sequence ATGAGTTACAAAAACTTTCCAATGGTGCCTAGAGTTATATTTGGCAGAGGTAGTTTCAATCAAATAAACGACGTTTTAGCCCCAAAACGATCTAGTATTCATGCGCCTTTTATTTTCTTAATAGACGACGTTTTTAAAAACAACGCTTGGTTAACATCTAGAATAGACCTTTCTTATGATGATAGAATTATATTTGTTTCATCTAAAGAAGAACCTAAAACAACACAAGTTGACGAACTTGTTGAAGATATAATATTAAAATCTAAAGAGCGTCCATCTGGTATTATAGGTATTGGTGGAGGTAGCTTGTTAGATTTATCAAAAGCCGTAGCGCTTTTAATAACAAACGAAGGCGAAGCTCAAGATTACCAAGGGTGGGATTTAGTAAAAAACGCAGCTATTTATCACGTTGGTATCCCGACAATTTCAGGAACAGGAGCAGAGGTATCCAGAACAACTATACTCACAGGTCCAAAACTCAAATTAGGAATTAATAGTGATTTTACGCCGTTCGATCAAGTACTTTTAGATCCAGAATTGTCTAAAGATGTGCCAAAAGATCAATGGTTTTACACAGGTATGGATTGCTATGTACATTGCGTAGAGTCCTTAAATGGTACTTACTTAAATGAGTTTAGTAAAACTTACGGAGAAAAATCGTTCGATTTATGTAAAGAAATATTTTTAGATGGCGATTTATCTGAAGAAGAATCTCAAGATAAATTAATGATGGCTAGCTGGCACGGAGGTATGAGTATTGCTTACTCTCAAGTAGGTGTAGCACATGCCATGAGTTATGGTTTATCGTTTTTATTAGGTGTAAAACATGGTATTGGTAACTGTTTAGTTTTCGATCATTTAGAAGAGTTTTACCCAGAAGGTGTTGCCATTTTTAAACAAATGAAAGCAAAACACAACATAGAGTTACCAACAGGTATTTGTTCAAAATTAACCGATGAGCAGTTTGATACTATGATTCGTGTGGCATTAAGTTTAGAGCCACTTTGGGAAAATGCAATAGGTAAAAATTGGAAAGAAACTATAACACCAGAAAAATTAAAAGGAATTTATAAAAAAATATAA